The proteins below are encoded in one region of Pithys albifrons albifrons isolate INPA30051 chromosome 25, PitAlb_v1, whole genome shotgun sequence:
- the UBE2Z gene encoding ubiquitin-conjugating enzyme E2 Z: MAESPAAEDAAPAPAAVLGAGGGGGSSSPSSAGAAGTPGVFIPAELWAAAGFGAAAAPGTGVAPGSGGAPMAAAAAAGAALLTHSAFWDPTVSGDWDSERPSPACLLRIKRDIMSIYKEPPPGMFVVPDPHDMTKIHALITGPFDTPYEGGFFLFLFRCPPDYPIHPPRVKLMTTGNNTVRFNPNFYRNGKVCLSILGTWTGPAWSPAQSISSVLISIQSLMTENPYHNEPGFEQERHPGDSKNYNECIRHETIRVAVCDMLEGKCPCPEPLRGVMEKSFMEYYDFYEGVCKERLYLQGQTMQDPFGEKRGHFDYQSLLVRLQGIRQKVQEKHQQESTEMDSESSSSETETDTQGCSKA; encoded by the exons ATGGCGGAGAGCCCGGCGGCCGAGGacgcggccccggccccggccgcgGTGCtgggggcgggcggcggcggcggcagctcCTCCCCGAGCTCCGCCGGCGCCGCGGGGACCCCCGGCGTCTTCATCCCCGCCGAGCTTTGGGCGGCCGCGGGTTTCGGCGCTGCCGCGGCGCCCGGCACCGGCGTGGcccccgggagcggcggggccccgatggcggcggcggcggcggcgggggccgCGCTCCTCACGCACTCCGCCTTCTGGGACCCCACGGTCAGCGGCGACTGGGACAGCGAGCGGCCCAGCCCGGCCTGCCTGCTGCGGATCAAACG GGATATCATGTCCATTTACAAGGAACCACCCCCAGGAATGTTTGTTGTGCCTGATCCTCATGACATGACCAAG ATTCATGCATTGATCACAGGCCCCTTTGACACGCCTTATGAAGGGGGTTTCTTCTTGTTCCTGTTTCGCTGTCCTCCAGATTATCCCATCCACCCACCACGGGTCAAACTGATGACAACAGGAAATAACACAGTGAGATTTAACCCCAACTTCTACCGCAATGGGAAAGTCTGCCTGAGTATTCTGGG CACCTGGACCGGGCCTGCCTGGAGCCCAGCTCAGAGTATCTCCTCAGTCCTCATCTCCATCCAGTCCCTGATGACTGAGAATCCTTATCACAACGAGCCTGGCTTTGAGCAG GAGAGGCACCCTGGGGACAGCAAGAACTACAACGAGTGCATTCGGCACGAGACCATCCGGGTGGCCGTGTGTGACATGCTGGAAGGGAAGTGTCCCTGTCCTGAGCCCTTAAG GGGTGTGATGGAGAAATCCTTCATGGAATACTATGACTTCTACGAAGGGGTGTGTAAAGAGAGGCTCTATCTCCAAGGACAGACGATGCAG GATCCTTTTGGTGAGAAACGAGGCCACTTTGACTACCAGTCCCTCCTGGTGCGTTTGCAAGGAATCCGGCAGAAGGTGCAGGAGAAGCACCAGCAGGAGAGCACGGAGATGGACTCAGAGAGCAGCTCCTcggagacagagacagacactcAGGGCTGCTCCAAAGCTTAG
- the ATP5MC1 gene encoding ATP synthase F(0) complex subunit C1, mitochondrial, with amino-acid sequence MQAPVALLSSPALFRCCSRALARPVSVSVFSRPEAQTAQAVAVSSPQLLRREFQTSAVSRDIDTAAKFIGAGAATVGVAGSGAGIGTVFGSLIIGYARNPSLKQQLFSYAILGFALSEAMGLFCLMVAFLILFAM; translated from the exons ATGCAGGCTCCCGTGGCACTTCTCAGCTCCCCAGCACTG TTCCgatgctgctccagggctcTGGCCAGGCCCgtttcagtgtctgttttcaGCAGGCCTGAGGCTCAGACTGCACAG GCAGTTGCTGTGTCCTCCCCACAGCTGCTCCGACGTGAGTTCCAGACCAGCGCCGTGTCCCGGGACATCGACACGGCCGCCAAGTTCATCGGGGCCGGGGCTGCCACGGTGGGGGTGGCGGGGTCCGGAGCGGGCATTGGCACCGTCTTTGGCAGCCTCATCATCGGCTATGccag GAATCCATCCCTCAAGCAGCAGCTCTTCTCCTATGCCATCCTGGGCTTTGCCCTGTCCGAGGCCATGGGGCTCTTCTGTTTGATGGTGGCATTCCTGATCCTGTTTGCCATGTGA
- the CALCOCO2 gene encoding calcium-binding and coiled-coil domain-containing protein 2 → MEDSSDEPPTSAVLLDSCLFSQVIFNNVEKFYIPGGDVTCHYTLTQNITPRGKDWVGIFRVGWKTIREYYTFLWAPLPAAAPSDSVVQQQIQFKAYYLPKDDEYYQFCYVDQDGVVRGASVPFQFRAETEDDILVVTTQGEVEEIELQNKNLHKENEELKASCANLQKQNMELQEELKKTQELQKSLESLRSNMENLEQELNSLKMENKHLKEQGDCREAELHQLQEQMQSVTSEKERLENRLKTALDHMDQLQSQVLNYEKEVENLSHMDHDKTEQLETLKEENHQLRLSTAQQQQTHDLLKELEEQKNLFHILQAEKNEAEEENRKLRGENDALLRHLSQPGEVPPFSAASQAPIPPPEAGSLLFGNPYCAAGGSLGAGVEASLRKCPMCGDVFPEDVETSEYEAHVQNHLVVKCPICSESFEESNKQVFDDHLFCHGLE, encoded by the exons ATGGAAGACTCCTCAGATGAGCCTCCAACCTCTGCTGTCCTCCTGGACAgctgcctcttctcccaggtcaTCTTCAACAACGTGGAGAAGTTTTATATCCCTGGAGGAGACGTCACCTGCCATTACACCCTGACCCAGAACATCACTCCTCGTGGGAAGGACTGGGTGGGCATCTTCAGG GTGGGATGGAAAACCATCCGGGAATATTACACCTTCCTGTGGGctcccctgcctgctgctgcccccagTGACTCTGTTGTGCAGCAGCAGATCCAGTTCAAAG CTTATTACCTGCCCAAAGATGACGAGTACTACCAGTTCTGCTACGTGGACCAGGACGGGGTGGTGCGGGGGGCCAGTGTCCCCTTCCAGTTCCGAGCAGAGACCGAGGATGACATCCTGGTGGTTACCACCCAG GGAGAAGTGGAAGAGATTGaactacaaaacaaaaatctgcatAAAGAAAACGAGGAGCTGAAAGCAAGTTGTGCAAATCTCCAGAAGCAAAACATGGAACTGCAGGAAGAGCTCAAGAAGACACag gagctgcagaaaagTTTGGAGTCTTTAAGGAGCAACATGGAGaacctggagcaggagctgaattccctgaaaatggaaaacaaacaccTGAAGGAGCAGGGGGACTGCAGAGAGGCAGAACTGCACCA GCTCCAGGAGCAAATGCAGAGTGTGACCTCTGAGAAGGAGCGTCTGGAGAACAGGCTGAAAACAGCCCTGGATCACATGGACCAGCTGCAG TCCCAGGTGTTGAATTATGAGAAAGAAGTGGAGAACTTGTCTCACATGGACCATGACAAGACAGAGCAGCTGGAAACTTTAAAGGAGGAGAATCACCAGTTACGCttgagcacagcccagcag caaCAAACCCACGACTTACTGAAAGAACTGGAGGAGCAGAAGAATTTGTTTCACATCCTGCAGGCAGAAAAGAATGAGGCTGAGGAGGAAAATCGG aAGCTCCGAGGTGAGAACGACGCTCTGCTGAGACACCTCTCACAGCCCGGGGAGGttcctcccttctctgctgcttcccaagcTCCAATTCCACCTCCTGAAGCAGGAAGCCTTCTCTTTGGAAATCCATACTGTG ctgcaggaggaagcCTGGGGGCAGGAGTTGAG GCCTCTCTAAGGAAGTGCCCCATGTGTGGGGATGTGTTTCCTGAAGATGTTGAAACCAGTGAATATGAGGCCCATGTGCAGAACCACCTGGTGGTGAAGTGTCCCATCTGCAGCGAGAGCTTCGAGGAGTCCAACAAGCAGGTGTTTGATGACCATCTGTTCTGCCATGGCCTGGAATAA